AGAGAGAAGCGGCTTTTCATGGATCTGGACATTATTTACACACTATATTTTGGAATAATATGACACCGAATAGTAGCGGAAGTCCTCGAGGGTCGTTATTAAAACAGCTTATTTTAGATTTCGGTAATCTTGAACAATTTGTACAGAATTTCACAGCAGCTGCCAAAGCTGTTGAAGGTGTAGGGTGGGCTATAGTTGTATGGTCACCTCGATCGAGAAGGCTAGCGATTCTACAAACTGAAAAACATCAGTTATTTACACAATGGGATACGATTCCAATTATGGTCTTAGATGTTTGGGAACACGCTTATTATTTGCAATATCATAATGACCGTGGGACTTATGTGGATAATTGGTGGAAAGTAGTGAATTGGAATGATATTGATGAACGTTTTGAACATGCGAGAAGCTTAAGATGGGATCCGTATTAATTGTAAGTAGCTCAAAATTATAATGATTCCTTCTTTTTTTAGACAACAAAGTAAAACATCTTCGAACCTATCTTCATCGTTAATTGATGGATTGAGGCACTGGCGTTTTTCCGAATTTTTATTCATATAGAAGCCTGTCTTGCATACACTTGTATTAGTCCGGGTTCAATACGAGGATAGGCTTTTTTTATATCCTCTCATAGAAAAATCTCGGGAAAAAGGGACGGGGATTTGATGGTATGCATGAGAAAATGTATGACATTTCTTTTAATCATTGTTTTATTATTATCAGTTAATCAACAAGTAGCAGTTGCGAATAATGACGTAAGTGCCAAAAGTGCTATCCTTATTGAACAAGAAACAGGTAGAGTCTTATACGGGAAAAATGAGCATACAAAGATGAGAATAGCAAGTATAACAAAAATAATGACTGCTATAATTGCTATTGAGTCTGGAAAACTTGAGGACATAGTGGATATTAGTGAAAGAGCAATATACACTGAGGGGTCGTCCATACTTCTCGAGCTAGGTGATCAGATAACATTAAAAGATTTAGTATATGGCTTAATGCTTCGCTCTGGAAACGATGCAGCCGTCGCAATAGCTGAACATGTTGGTGGTAGTGTGGAAGGCTTTAATTTCTTAATGAATGAAAAAGCTGCAATGATTGGTATGACAAACAGTGAGTTTTCGAACCCTCATGGATTGGACGATCACGAGAATCACTATTCAACTGCGTATGATATGGCATTATTAACGAAATATGCAATGGAAAATGAAGCATTTCGCGAACTATTCGCGACTGAGCTCTACCATCCAACATATAAAACTAAAGCATGGAAGAATAAACATAAGCTAGTGACTGGAATGTATTCCTATACAACTGGTGGTAAAACCGGTTATACGAAAAGAGCGAATCGTACTTTAGTGACGACAGCTGAAAAGAATGGCTTAGAACTTATAGCAGTTACTTTAGATTCAAATTCGAATGACTGGAACGACCATATTAATATGTTTGAAACGGGATTCGATCAATATAATCTTATTAATATATTTGGCCAGGATAACTTGGATAAGGTCAAGGATGAATTTTATAAAAATAAAATATTTGTGGAAAGAGATGTTCTTTATCCTTTAAATAAAGAAGAAGAAAATGAAGTAAACGTTGCTGTACAGCTTATAAAGCCTCAAAAATCTTGGAAAAAAAATAAAGACGTTCCAACGATTATAGGTAAAGTAGTGATCAGCCTTAGTGATGATAAGATCCAAGAAATTCCAGTTTTTTATGATCATGGGAATAGAAAATCGAAAAAGTCATGGTGGCCGATATTTTCACAAGTGTTTGCTATGATTATTGGAGTAAACTCAGATGGTTAATATAATTTGGGTTCTAATGACAGTCGTTGGCATCGTTTTTTCTTTGCTAAATGGAACGATTGAACAAGTCAATGAAGCAATATTTAAAGGTGCTAGAGAAGCGGTGACGATTTGTATTGGACTAATTAGCATTCTCGTGTTCTGGTTGGGGTTAATGAAGATTGCTCAGGAAGCAGGGATGTTAGACAAGCTGGGAAAAATTTTTAAACCACTCGTAAGTAGGCTTTTTCCTGAAGTTCCTGCTGATCACCCCGCGATGGGTTACATATTATCAAATATGATGGCAAATATGTTTGGTCTTGGCAATGCCGCCACCCCGATGGGGATAAAAGCAATGGAACAGTTAAAAAAGCTAAACGGTGATAAAGATGTAGCTAGCCGTTCTATGATAACTTTTTTAGCAATCAATACTTCTAGCCTTACACTAATTCCAACTACGATTATCGCTATACGCATCACTTATGAATCTTCAAAACCAACTGAAATTGTCGGTACAACATTAATTGCCACCTTTTTTTCAACTATTTGTGCAATTTTAATTGACCGCTATTTTTATTATAGAAGGTTAAGAAGGGGTGGAAAATGATATGGCTATACTTACATTAGTGTCTTTATGGTTCATCCCTTTTCTCATTTGCTTTATATTAATAGTTGCTACGGTAAAAAAAGTTCCAACGTATGAAGTTTTTGTTGAAGGTGGTAAGGAAGGAATCAAGATTGCATTTTCAATCATTCCATTTTTAGTAGGGATGCTTGTATCAATATCGATATTTAGAGCATCAGGAGCGTTGGATTATTTTATAGGGATGATAAGGCCGTTATTAGAAGGGATAGGTGTACCTGCTGAAATTATTCCCCTCGCAATAATGAGACCTATTTCTGGAACTGCAGCATTAGGAATGACCACAGACTTAATTGGCACGTATGGACCAGATTCTTTTATTGGAAGGTTAGCTTCGACGTTACAAGGTAGTACCGATACAACTCTTTACGTGCTTACAGTATATTTTGGAGCAGTAGGAATAAAGAAAATGGGTGATGCATTAAAGGTTGGTCTCCTTGCTGATTTATGCGGTATCATCGCGGCAATCACCGTTGTAACAATTATTTTTGCTAATTAAGGCGCATCTCAATAGAGTAGCGTCTTATTTTTTTTATTCTGAAAACTTGTGAAAAGATGTTCAAACAAGTAAGATGTTATCGAGGTGAATTTTAATATGGAACGACTACAAAAAGTAATTGCACAAGCAGGGGTTGCTTCTAGGCGAAAAGCAGAGCAATTAATTTTAGATGGAAAAGTAAGTGTAAATAATAGCATAGTTAAGGAGCTTGGAACGAAAGTTAGCTCACATGATAAAATTGAAGTGAATGGGATTCCTATTGAGCGTGAAGAACCTGTTTATTATTTACTATATAAACCAAGAGGTGTTATTTCCAGTGTATCAGATGAAAAACAAAGAAAAGTTGTCACAGACTTTTTTCCTCATCTAAAACAACGTATATATCCTATTGGACGCTTGGATTATGATACATCAGGGTTATTGTTGTTAACGAATGATGGTGACTTTGCAAATATATTAATGCATCCTAAATACGAGATTGAGAAAGAGTATGTTGCAAAAATAAAAGGTATCCCTACTCGTGAAAATGTGAAAAAGCTTGAGAAGGGGATTCGTCTAGATGACGGAGTAACTTTACCGGCAAAAGTGAAAGTCAAGTCAATTGATAAGAAAAAAAATACTTCAATCGTGCAAATTATTATTAGGGAAGGTCGAAATAGACAAGTTCGGAGAATGTTAACGGCGATCGGTCATGATGTAATGAAGTTAAAACGTGAAAAATATGCCTTTTTAGACTTGAAAGGGTTAAATACAGGGGATGCGCGTGAGCTTTCTCCTCATGAGGTGAAACAGCTACGCTCGGTAGCGAAGACTGGTAATAAAAAAAATATTTATTAAGTTTATGAATCTGTCACACAACATTCAAAATGTAAACACTGTGTAAAACTTATTTAGTGATATAATGTGGAGTGGATTATACTAGGTAAGTGAATTTACCAAGATACAGGGGGATGTTATTTAGCCCTAGAGGGGGATTGGGATCATGAAAAAGCAGCAACGGTTAATTATGCGAACCGTCATTTTAGTTGTATTGTTGGCGGCCCTCGGATATGCCCTATACTCAAATATATTTATGACAAAGGAAGCGGTTGCAAAGGGAGATCAAGCGCCAGACTTTGTGTTAACAGATTTGGAAGGTAACACACATCGATTGTCCGACTACAAAGGCCAAGGGGTATTTTTGAACTTTTGGGGAACTTGGTGTAAACCATGTGAACTTGAAATGCCCTACATGAATAATCAATATCAATATTTTAAAGATAAAGGCGTGGAAATCATTGCAGTTGATATTGATGAATCTGAATTTAGCGTGAAGAAATTCGTCGACAAACACGGATTAACATTTCCAGTTGTAATTGATGAAGACAGCCAAGTGATGAATGCATATGACGTTGGGAATTTGCCAACAACTTTTTTAATAGACAAAGATGGAAAAGTTGTTGATATTGTAAACAAAACCATGAGTGAAAGTGATGTTAAACAATACATGGAAAGCATCATACCATAGGGAGTTAGAGAAATGGAAAATGTTAAGTGTGAATGTGGACACGTAAATCCGCATGGAACGGTTTTATGTGAGTCCTGTGGAAGGCAGATTGATAATGTTAATAATGAAGAGCAAAAACAAGTTGATATGCGCTATGATGGTAGTGCAAGGCGTTCACAAACATATAACAAAACGATAATTGATAAAATATGGAATTTCTTTTCTTCTGTAAAAGTTGGTGTTTGGTTAATAGTTATTACTTTAATAGCTTCAGCTTTTGGAACAATTTATCCGCAATTAATGTATATACCGAATGCTGCTAAGGCTGATCCAGCAGCATACTATGAATCTCAATATGGTGTGACAGGCAAATTATATTACGAATTAGGCTTTCATGAGTTATACGGTTCATGGT
This Cytobacillus sp. IB215665 DNA region includes the following protein-coding sequences:
- a CDS encoding nucleoside recognition domain-containing protein, which codes for MVNIIWVLMTVVGIVFSLLNGTIEQVNEAIFKGAREAVTICIGLISILVFWLGLMKIAQEAGMLDKLGKIFKPLVSRLFPEVPADHPAMGYILSNMMANMFGLGNAATPMGIKAMEQLKKLNGDKDVASRSMITFLAINTSSLTLIPTTIIAIRITYESSKPTEIVGTTLIATFFSTICAILIDRYFYYRRLRRGGK
- a CDS encoding pseudouridine synthase codes for the protein MERLQKVIAQAGVASRRKAEQLILDGKVSVNNSIVKELGTKVSSHDKIEVNGIPIEREEPVYYLLYKPRGVISSVSDEKQRKVVTDFFPHLKQRIYPIGRLDYDTSGLLLLTNDGDFANILMHPKYEIEKEYVAKIKGIPTRENVKKLEKGIRLDDGVTLPAKVKVKSIDKKKNTSIVQIIIREGRNRQVRRMLTAIGHDVMKLKREKYAFLDLKGLNTGDARELSPHEVKQLRSVAKTGNKKNIY
- a CDS encoding D-alanyl-D-alanine carboxypeptidase family protein, coding for MTFLLIIVLLLSVNQQVAVANNDVSAKSAILIEQETGRVLYGKNEHTKMRIASITKIMTAIIAIESGKLEDIVDISERAIYTEGSSILLELGDQITLKDLVYGLMLRSGNDAAVAIAEHVGGSVEGFNFLMNEKAAMIGMTNSEFSNPHGLDDHENHYSTAYDMALLTKYAMENEAFRELFATELYHPTYKTKAWKNKHKLVTGMYSYTTGGKTGYTKRANRTLVTTAEKNGLELIAVTLDSNSNDWNDHINMFETGFDQYNLINIFGQDNLDKVKDEFYKNKIFVERDVLYPLNKEEENEVNVAVQLIKPQKSWKKNKDVPTIIGKVVISLSDDKIQEIPVFYDHGNRKSKKSWWPIFSQVFAMIIGVNSDG
- the resA gene encoding thiol-disulfide oxidoreductase ResA, whose amino-acid sequence is MKKQQRLIMRTVILVVLLAALGYALYSNIFMTKEAVAKGDQAPDFVLTDLEGNTHRLSDYKGQGVFLNFWGTWCKPCELEMPYMNNQYQYFKDKGVEIIAVDIDESEFSVKKFVDKHGLTFPVVIDEDSQVMNAYDVGNLPTTFLIDKDGKVVDIVNKTMSESDVKQYMESIIP
- a CDS encoding spore maturation protein; translation: MAILTLVSLWFIPFLICFILIVATVKKVPTYEVFVEGGKEGIKIAFSIIPFLVGMLVSISIFRASGALDYFIGMIRPLLEGIGVPAEIIPLAIMRPISGTAALGMTTDLIGTYGPDSFIGRLASTLQGSTDTTLYVLTVYFGAVGIKKMGDALKVGLLADLCGIIAAITVVTIIFAN